Proteins from a genomic interval of Rhinoraja longicauda isolate Sanriku21f chromosome 16, sRhiLon1.1, whole genome shotgun sequence:
- the cox5b2 gene encoding cytochrome c oxidase subunit 5B2: MAARLVVRSSCGLGLGLGRLAAAGRPSARLLVRSMASTGVPTDEEQSTGLERKTLQAIKKGMDPYSIFKPKVYAGTKEDPHVVPSITEKRLVGCICEEDNTAIVWFWLHSGNPQRCPSCGSHYKLEHHELPH; this comes from the exons ATGGCGGCGCGACTGGTTGTGCGGAGCAGCTGCGGCCTCGGGCTGGGCCTCGGGCGCCTGGCGGCTGCAGGGCGACCGTCCGCCCGGCTGCTGGTCAGATCCATGGCATCCACAG GTGTTCCAACAGATGAAGAACAGTCCACTGGCCTTGAACGAAAGACATTGCAAGCGATAAAAAAAGGGATG GATCCCTACAGTATTTTCAAACCTAAAGTGTATGCAGGTACTAAGGAGGATCCTCACGTTGTTCCTTCGATCACTGAGAAGAGGCTTGTTGGCTGCATTT GTGAAGAGGATAACACTGCAATAGTTTGGTTCTGGCTACATTCAGGAAACCCCCAGCGTTGTCCGTCCTGTGGATCACACTATAAACTGGAGCATCACGAGCTTCCTCATTAA